In Ptiloglossa arizonensis isolate GNS036 chromosome 6, iyPtiAriz1_principal, whole genome shotgun sequence, the DNA window CGACAGTTATAATCGATACttgtcctttttcttttcaatcgttTTAACGGCGGGACGCAATTAGCCCAGTTTCGTTTATTAGATTTCCGCTTGCAGCTAGGAGAATCGAAAAGAAAGCCCGTTCCTTGGGAGCCAAAAGAAATCAGCGGCGGTGCGGCGCGGTAATCGACGTTACGTTCAGGTGTAACGAGTAACAACGACGCTCGTTAAATCGAAGGACGAACTTTTTCAAAGTGTCTTCTCTAACGACATCCTAGATTTCGGTTGGAACGTTTGTCCCGATAGCAACATACGAGATAGGTCGTTTGCTTCTGGGCACCGTTCTCGCGAAGATAAAAGTTACTCGGGAAACGAGCAACTTTTAGCTTCGAAAGAAGAACCCTTTTCGAAGCTCTTTCACGGAGACAACCGATTCCCTCGGAGTCTTTTCGTCTCTCCGAACACGCTCCTCGCACACGGTTCTACAATTTCTGGCCGAGTCGACGGCACAGAGCGTAAAAACAAGTGCGTTCGAACCTCCAAGGTTAACGAGATCGGTTCCATTTCCCCTGGAAAATTAGCGAATCGCTGTCGAAAGCTGTTTAAGCTGGGTAAAACGCGTTGACCTGGCGTCCCAATTAGCCGGGCACCGGGTGACAAAAGGAGGATTACGGGTAAGGATAGACTGCGGCGTAACAACATAATCGATTATCGGTTTCGATCCCGACAGGTGAGCGGGTTACGGTTTGAGACGCAACTGCGTACGCTGAACCAATTTCCGGACACGCTCCTTGGCGATCCGTCACGGCGGCTCCGATACTTCGATCCGCTTCGCAACGAGTACTTCTTCGATCGGAACCGGCCCTCCTTCGACGCGATACTTTACTATTATCAAAGTGGCGGCAGGCTGCGTCGTCCGGTCAACGTTCCTCTCGATGTCTTTTCCGAGGAGATCAAGTTTTACGAGCTGGGCGAGCTGGCCACCAACAAATTCAGGTACGAAAAACACCGCGCGTTACGAAGACAAGTCGTGGGTGTAGTTAGACGGAAACTTGAACAAAGACGGTCTCAACGATGAACGTTTAGGTCACTGGTTCGCTGGTCGTGTCACGGCCTGTACAGCACACTTTTGAACGCGTAACAGGCTACGACAATTATATTCGAACGTaagatcgattttgaaaaattaattttacgacacGGTTATTTGTTCGAAAACGGAGTcagtatcgaaaagaaaaaggaaaggttGTGGATCCCTGGGAAATTGTTCCCTGGGGAAGGTTCGatctctcgtttctccgtgtttctGTGGTTTCTGTACAGGCTGTGGTCCCGTTTCGTGACTTTCGTTACCGCCGCGGTAATAAAACTACTAGAACcgtttccgttccgttccgttccgttccgttccgttcctccCTCTTTTGTAAGTTCCCGTTTCTTTCCGTCCGTAGTTATGGAAATCGCGAAGCGTGCGCGTACCGTTCAAGGAAGAGACCTTCTCTTTCGAATACGTTCGATTCTGTAGACAGAGTGTCCCATGATTCGTGGTGCGACCGACAAATAAAGCAAGTCGAGAACTTGGAACGAAACTTTCCCATCAGCTTCGGCCGTATCACGATTCACGGGATACCTAGCACGTTTTGGAGCAACGTGTAAATGTGCACGAACGCGCAGGGAGGACGAAGGGTTCatcaaggaggaggagaagccgCTGCCGACGCACGAGTTCCAAAGGAAAGTCTGGCTGTTGTTCGAATACCCGGAGAGCTCCCAGGGCGCCCGGGTGGTCGCCATAATATCCGTGTTCGTGATCCTCCTGTCGATCGTGATATTCTGCCTGGAGACCCTGCCCGAGTTCAAACACTACAAGGTCTTCAACACGACGACGAACGGCACGAAGATCGAGGAGGACGAAGTGCCGGACATTACGGACCCGTTCTTCCTAATAGAGACTATTTGTATCATCTGGTTCACGTTCGAGTTATCGGTGCGCTTCCTCGCATGTCCAAATAAACTGAACTTCTTCCGTGACGTAATGAACATCATCGACATCATCGCGATCATTCCTTACTTCATCACGCTCGGCACCGTGATGGCCGAGGAGGAGGAGACGATCGATGTACCTAAGGCGCCGGTAAGCCCGCAGGACAAGAGCACGAACCAGGCCATGTCCTTGGCGATACTCAGGGTCATCAGGCTCGTCAGGGTGTTCCGGATATTCAAGCTGTCCAGGCACAGTAAAGGCCTTCAGATCCTCGGTCGTACGCTCAAGGCCTCCATGAGGGAGCTCGGCTTGCTCATCTTTTTCCTCTTCATCGGTGAGTTTCctttcgttccgttccgttctgtTCCGTTCCGTTACTATCGTTGCTGCCTTTACGATGTTTCACTTCTTCTTCCAATTTGTGCTACTTATGTTCGACGAATTTGCGTCGACGAAAGTTCCCAGAACGATGACCGTTTAGAATATCGAGCTTAGGGAGAAGGGATTCGTCGACGGTACGAGTAGCTGAATCATCCAGCAATTGAGCGATCAGAATCCAAATTGCCGCCCAGCAATTCGATCGACTGGTTC includes these proteins:
- the Shaker gene encoding potassium voltage-gated channel protein Shaker isoform X1, producing the protein MWQSGGIGAHAANNPWMKLMGIVHKDRRHHDSGSAAAAASGIQGSATTGSNDRTLNQGLTAPDCPLCEKARKRPPPCNMQMILVVGGSLPKLSSQDEDGPNPHTQYTGVTHFEPIPHDHDFCERVVINVSGLRFETQLRTLNQFPDTLLGDPSRRLRYFDPLRNEYFFDRNRPSFDAILYYYQSGGRLRRPVNVPLDVFSEEIKFYELGELATNKFREDEGFIKEEEKPLPTHEFQRKVWLLFEYPESSQGARVVAIISVFVILLSIVIFCLETLPEFKHYKVFNTTTNGTKIEEDEVPDITDPFFLIETICIIWFTFELSVRFLACPNKLNFFRDVMNIIDIIAIIPYFITLGTVMAEEEETIDVPKAPVSPQDKSTNQAMSLAILRVIRLVRVFRIFKLSRHSKGLQILGRTLKASMRELGLLIFFLFIGVVLFSSAVYFAEAGSENSFFKSIPDAFWWAVVTMTTVGYGDMTPVGVWGKIVGSLCAIAGVLTIALPVPVIVSNFNYFYHRETDQEEMQSQNFNHVTSCPYLPGTLGQHLKKSSMSESSSDIMELEDGILLTHPEITKKPNCNPRHNNNINPACMSIETDV
- the Shaker gene encoding potassium voltage-gated channel protein Shaker isoform X2; this translates as MWQSGGIGAHAANNPWMKLMGIVHKDRRHHDSGSAAAAASGIQGSATTGSNDRTLNQGLTAPDCPLCEKARKRPPPCNMQMILVVGGSLPKLSSQDEDGPNPHTQYTGVTHFEPIPHDHDFCERVVINVSGLRFETQLRTLNQFPDTLLGDPSRRLRYFDPLRNEYFFDRNRPSFDAILYYYQSGGRLRRPVNVPLDVFSEEIKFYELGELATNKFREDEGFIKEEEKPLPTHEFQRKVWLLFEYPESSQGARVVAIISVFVILLSIVIFCLETLPEFKHYKVFNTTTNGTKIEEDEVPDITDPFFLIETICIIWFTFELSVRFLACPNKLNFFRDVMNIIDIIAIIPYFITLGTVMAEEEETIDVPKAPVSPQDKSTNQAMSLAILRVIRLVRVFRIFKLSRHSKGLQILGRTLKASMRELGLLIFFLFIGVVLFSSAVYFAEAGTQDSFFKSIPDAFWWAVVTMTTVGYGDMRPVGVWGKIVGSLCAIAGVLTIALPVPVIVSNFNYFYHRETDQEEMQSQNFNHVTSCPYLPGTLGQHLKKSSMSESSSDIMELEDGILLTHPEITKKPNCNPRHNNNINPACMSIETDV
- the Shaker gene encoding potassium voltage-gated channel protein Shaker isoform X3; amino-acid sequence: MWQSGGIGAHAANNPWMKLMGIVHKDRRHHDSGSAAAAASGIQGSATTGSNDRTLNQSLPKLSSQDEDGPNPHTQYTGVTHFEPIPHDHDFCERVVINVSGLRFETQLRTLNQFPDTLLGDPSRRLRYFDPLRNEYFFDRNRPSFDAILYYYQSGGRLRRPVNVPLDVFSEEIKFYELGELATNKFREDEGFIKEEEKPLPTHEFQRKVWLLFEYPESSQGARVVAIISVFVILLSIVIFCLETLPEFKHYKVFNTTTNGTKIEEDEVPDITDPFFLIETICIIWFTFELSVRFLACPNKLNFFRDVMNIIDIIAIIPYFITLGTVMAEEEETIDVPKAPVSPQDKSTNQAMSLAILRVIRLVRVFRIFKLSRHSKGLQILGRTLKASMRELGLLIFFLFIGVVLFSSAVYFAEAGSENSFFKSIPDAFWWAVVTMTTVGYGDMTPVGVWGKIVGSLCAIAGVLTIALPVPVIVSNFNYFYHRETDQEEMQSQNFNHVTSCPYLPGTLGQHLKKSSMSESSSDIMELEDGILLTHPEITKKPNCNPRHNNNINPACMSIETDV
- the Shaker gene encoding potassium voltage-gated channel protein Shaker isoform X4 — its product is MWQSGGIGAHAANNPWMKLMGIVHKDRRHHDSGSAAAAASGIQGSATTGSNDRTLNQGLTAPDCPLCEKARKRPPPCNMQMILVVGGSLPKLSSQDEDGPNPHTQYTGVTHFEPIPHDHDFCERVVINVSGLRFETQLRTLNQFPDTLLGDPSRRLRYFDPLRNEYFFDRNRPSFDAILYYYQSGGRLRRPVNVPLDVFSEEIKFYELGELATNKFREDEGFIKEEEKPLPTHEFQRKVWLLFEYPESSQGARVVAIISVFVILLSIVIFCLETLPEFKHYKVFNTTTNGTKIEEDEVPDITDPFFLIETICIIWFTFELSVRFLACPNKLNFFRDVMNIIDIIAIIPYFITLGTVMAEEEETIDVPKAPVSPQDKSTNQAMSLAILRVIRLVRVFRIFKLSRHSKGLQILGRTLKASMRELGLLIFFLFIGVVLFSSAVYFAEAGTQDSFFKSIPDAFWWAVVTMTTVGYGDMRCGAILIGGILRGGRLREFVLQVHSGRVLVGRCHDDDRGLW